Within Sorangiineae bacterium MSr11367, the genomic segment GCGACGTGCGCGTGCGCCACAGCGCGACATGCCAGCCGGGCGGAGCACGAAAGCGCTGCATCGGCGGAGCTCGCATCACGCCGGGCCGTGGAACTCTCGGATCTCTCCGCTCCGGACGGGCGTTGCCGCGTTCTGGTGGATCGTACCAGTCTGGCATCTCCGTTTGCCGCGCAGCAGCCTTCCGTCGTCATGTTCGATCGCGCCATTGATTTGAGTCGCCTCAACAGTCAGGGCATGCAAGGGCACGTGGAAGCGGGTCCCCTGCCCTCGAACGATGCGTGCGCCAATCTCGACGCAATGGCTGCAAGGCTCGCGGGCATGCGGGCTGCGATGGGCCAATGAACTCGAAATACCACGATTTTCATAAGAGCCGCTTCGATGGCTGATTGGACTCCCGTCGTCGCCCTTGCGATTGGCGCGGTCATTTACTTCGTTCGCCAGAGGCGGATTGCGCAAAAGAATGCACCGCCCAAGTTGCAATTGCGGACGAGTTACCGTGGTCGCGTGGTGGGGGGATCAAACGTGTTGCCAAAGGCGACATTCACATCCACGTTGGCGAAGATCCTTCCTTTTACAAGAAGGCCTAGAAGCTCACGACTCTGGGGCGGCTGATGCATTCGCAACGTTGCGTGTTGCGGCGTGCGACGGCAGCAACCCGGTGCCAGCCCGGAAACACGCAACTTCGCGCAAGGCGCGCTCCTTGCCCACATGTCGGAACGTCGAGTTCCGCACAGGGGAGTTGCCCATGTTTCCATCAAAACATCGCGTGGTCGCGCGCAGTCTCGTATCGCTTTCGCTGTTGATTTCCGCATGTTTTGCCGCGTGCAGCGCCTCACGCACCGGCGAAGTCGAGAGTGCCGGTGCGCCGCAAGCGCGCGCGCTGGTGAACATTCCTACGCGAGGCAACGAAGCATCGTTGGATATCGCGAGTTGGAACATCGAATGGTTTGGACACACCTCGTCGGGCCCCGCCAACGAAGTACTTCAATTAAACAATGCGCGGGACATCATCAAAGGAACCGATTTCGACATGTGGGGCGTCGCCGAAATCGTCGCGCACGCTCAATTCGAAGAGCTCAAATCACAACTTCCAGGCTACTCTGGATTTCTCGCCGACGAAGATTCGGTCGCCAATGGTTCCTCGTATTACGGAGCCAGCGAGCAAAAGGTCGGTTTCATCTACAAGAGCAGCGTTCTTCAGCTCAAGAGCGCCAGGGTGATCCTCACCGCCAACGAGTCGAGCTTCGGGGGGCGCCCGCCATTGGAGGCGACCTTCGAGGTGACACTCAATGGTAATACCGCAGATCTCGTAGCCATCGTCCTGCACGCGAAAGCCGGGGCCGATCGGAATAGCTACGACAGACGCCTCGCGGGCTCGCACGCACTAAAGTCGTATCTCGATGGTACCTATCCCACGCAACGCGTCGTCGTTCTCGGCGACTTCAATGACGATGTGGATACCTCCATCACATCCGGCAGCACCAGTCCCTATGTCAACTTCGTGGGCGACACCGAGCGCTACGACTTCCCGACGAAGGCACTCTCCGATTCGAACACATCGACCACCACCGGATTTTCGGACGCCATCGATCACCACCTTTACACCAACGAGCTACGGGCCCAATACCTCGCGGGCTCCGCGCAGGTATACCGCGTCGACCAATACGTGACGAACTACGCGAACACCACGAGTGACCATTACCCGGTGCTCACGCGCATCGCGTGGGGCTCCCTCGGTACGGACGCGGGTACGGATTCGGGCGGCGGCGGCACGGGAAAAGTGGTCATCAATGAAGTCCTCGCCAACGAACGCGGCTCGGACACCGCCGCCGAGTTCATCGAGCTCGTGAACATTGGGTCCGAGGCGGTCGACTTGAGCGGCTGGACCCTCTCGGACACTGCGAGCGTGCGCCATGTCTTCGCGCGCACCACCACCCTCGGCGCGGGTCGGGCCATCACCGTCTTCGGGGGGCCTTCCGCCATCCCGAGCGGCTCGACGGACGCTGTCGCAGCCTCCGACGGCACCTTGAGCCTCGGCAACGGCGGCGACCGTGTCATCCTCAAAGACGCAACCGGCGCCACGGTCCAAGCCGTCACCTACCCGGCCTCCCTCGCAGGAGCGGACGGCGTCTCGTTCAACCTGTCCCCCGACGGCACCCCGGGAACCTACGCGCTCCACACGACCCTCGCCAGCCGCGCAAGCTCCGCCGGCAAACGCGCCAACGGCACGAGCTGGTGAGGCCTTCAGCGCGAACGACGCGGGCGAGACGCCACCATGAGGAGCAGTGCGCAGGGAATTCCGGCGACGGCGCTGCCTGCAACGACCCCGTGAGGGGTGAAGCCGTCGCCAAGAGCCCCTGCCACGGCAAAGGCCGCTCCCTGGGCGAGCATCAATCCGGCGGTGGCGGTCGCGAGGACTGGTCCCCGCGTTTGCGGGTCGGTCAATTCGAGGACGCGCTGATCGAGCCCCAATCGATGACCGGCACCGAGACCCGAGACGAAGAGCGCAACCGCCGCGATCGGCACGACGGGGGCCATCGCATACACGAGCAAAGGAACCAGCTGCATCAGCCCGAGCGGCAAGATGGCGGCGACCCGCGCGCGTTCGCCGAGCGCGCGACCCGCCCAGAGTTCGCCCACGACCGAGCCGGCCGGCAATGCCGCAAGAAGCACACCGACATCCCATCCCGTTCCGTTCATCTGCCGCGCATAGGGAACCGCCAGGGCCTCGGGCACCACACAGAGGACCGGGAGCAACCATCCCAACAGGAGCAACGCTCGCAGCTCCGGTGTGCGAAGAGCCACCCCTAACGCAAAAGTCGATTGAACGTGGCAGATCGACGATTGCCTCGCAGTCGAGCAGCGGCAGCGGGACAACCCCGGCGGGGCCGGCGCCTTAGTCCGTCTCCAAGGAGAGGATCGCCAGGCAGAGTGGCGACCCTGGCGTTCAACCCTGACACGTCGCGCCGGTTCCGCCGGTTTCCTCTCGCTGCCGCGGTCCCAGCACCAGGCAGGTTCGAGCCTGACACATTCAATCGACCGTTGCCTTACGCCGCGATGGATCGCCGGCGATGCGGCCGGGCGACGCGCCGCGGGCACCTGGGCGACCGGCAATCCGCGACACAAGATGATGGCCGAGAGCAAGAACGTCGCGGCATCGAAGAGCAGAATGGTACCGCTGGACCATTGCGTCAGAAGAAAGCCGCCAAAGGCATAGCTCGCGATCTGCGCCGAGTTCGAAGACATTCGCAGTATCGAATGCGCCAATGGATAAACCCCGGGAGGCACGAGATCCGGAAGGCTCGCAGCGCGTGTCACCGCAAACAGCGATCCGAACGTGCCCGCGACGAATGTCGCGGCGAGCAGCATCGCGACAGGGAGCTCCGGCACGACCATGCCCGCGATCAGGGCCCCTGCCAGGAGCTCGCACCCGATCAACGTGCGTCGGGCCGGTAGACGGCATCGAGACCACAGTGCACCCGCCAGGGCGTGGGGCAACAGTCCAAGGCCGAACGTGAGCGCGGAGAGAAAAGACGAGCCCGTGCGCTCGTGGATTCTCACGGAGAGGGCCACTTGGGCAATGAGTGTACCGGACAACGAAATAACGTGAGCAACGAAAACCGCTCGAAATGATGCGACGCGTAGGGCATCCAGCCAACTTGCAGCTCGTTTTGGGACTTCGCGCGCCATAATCATCATTTGATCCACCGTTCGAAAATAGCTCAATCTCTTTTCGTATTAACGATCAACGCGCTTTGCATCATGAAGCGCGCGACACCTAAAATCCTCAAGGAGTCATACATGATCCGCAAAATCGTTCTCGTTGCCGCGGTGCTCACTGGTCATGCGCGCAAGGACCGCCTCACGCTGCCGTACATGTACTATTGAGATGACCTGTCGCTGAAACCGTAAACCCGGTCGCCTCTCTCCCATTCGAGGGGCTTCCTACGCTCCGGGAAAGAGGCAACCGGCCTATGAACAACGCCACCGATACCGTTGAAAAGCTTTCCATTCCTGGGCCCACCGGGCGCCGGGTGCTCGGTAATCTCTTCGATTTTTCGTCCGACCCGCTGACATTTCTCACGCACGCGGCGCGAGAACATGGCGATGTCGTCGCCATCGGCTCGCACAACGTGCTGCTCACCCACCCACGCGACATTGAAAATATGCTCGTCGACCGCGAGGGCCGCTTTTCGAAGGCGAGGGTGCCGGGCAGCAGCGAGGGCCGTCGTGGCCAGGGCTTTCCCCACG encodes:
- a CDS encoding lamin tail domain-containing protein, with product MFPSKHRVVARSLVSLSLLISACFAACSASRTGEVESAGAPQARALVNIPTRGNEASLDIASWNIEWFGHTSSGPANEVLQLNNARDIIKGTDFDMWGVAEIVAHAQFEELKSQLPGYSGFLADEDSVANGSSYYGASEQKVGFIYKSSVLQLKSARVILTANESSFGGRPPLEATFEVTLNGNTADLVAIVLHAKAGADRNSYDRRLAGSHALKSYLDGTYPTQRVVVLGDFNDDVDTSITSGSTSPYVNFVGDTERYDFPTKALSDSNTSTTTGFSDAIDHHLYTNELRAQYLAGSAQVYRVDQYVTNYANTTSDHYPVLTRIAWGSLGTDAGTDSGGGGTGKVVINEVLANERGSDTAAEFIELVNIGSEAVDLSGWTLSDTASVRHVFARTTTLGAGRAITVFGGPSAIPSGSTDAVAASDGTLSLGNGGDRVILKDATGATVQAVTYPASLAGADGVSFNLSPDGTPGTYALHTTLASRASSAGKRANGTSW
- a CDS encoding cittilin family RiPP precursor; the encoded protein is MKRATPKILKESYMIRKIVLVAAVLTGHARKDRLTLPYMYY